CCACGTTTTGTTTGGCGCGGGCCATGTCCACATTGTCTGTGAGGGTATCGAGAATGGTGATGTTTCCGGCAATCACTTCTCCTATAGGATCCGACTCGGTAAAGCGTTTATCGTCGGGTTCACCGCGCAACTCGTCGATAATGCCCTGCCTTCTCTCAATGGCATTCTGGACGTCGAGCTTTCCGACAAAAATCATGATTTCTCCGCCATCGGGAAGAATCTCCTGGATGACCTGTCCAGCCCTTCTTCCTGCCTTGTAGTTATTGGTACCGATATAGGCAATCCGATTGCTGAGCGGGGCATCACTGTCGTGAGTGATAAGGATGGTCTGTTCGGCGACACCGTTGAGAAAGTCCACCATGTGGGTCGGATCGACCGCACTGACGGCAATACCGTCAACCTGCTTGGCCACCATTGACTCCAAAATGCGAATTTGCTCGGCCGCACTCCCGTCAAAGGGCATATGGAGCTCGGCGGTCACTCCAAAGTCCCGTTCCGCGTGACTGACCCCTACCTGGGCAATGCTCCAGAAATCCGCTACCACGTTGGTCACAAACGCAAAGTGAAGATTACTATCGGCTAAGGCAGAACCGCCGAGTGCCGCTACTATAAAAAGCGCCATGACGAATAAAGAGAAAAACTTGGAATGCCGTTTCATCCTCTTTCCTCCCTTAACATTCGATTGAAAAAGATTCTTTTGTTCATGATCGCCCGCACAAAGATACCTGGACCTGCTACCCTCTTTAGATTAAAACAACAGGATTGTCATATCGAATAGTATCCCCCCCCTTCAATTTATCATATATTATGATCCTTCACCTTCCAAGACTTGTCTACGCAGAAGATCCAATAGATCAATAATGTTGCTGTCACTCTGCAGCCTTTTAATTTCTTCCGTGTTCAGGCGGTCTGCAATCTTCTCCAAGGATTTAAGCATGCGGATAGAGGCCGTACAGGCCCGTGCGGAGTCCTCGCGGAAAGGAAATTGATCCAGGGTGAAAAAGCCATCATAATCAGTTTGTTTTAAATACCAGATATACTCAACCGCTCTCCATACATTGATCGTCCCTGCAATCAAGTCATCATCGAATTCACCGTACGCATCGTTGATGTGAACGTTGAAGAGTTTACCTTCCCGGTTGAGCAGACACAAGGCTTCAGCCGGGGCTTCGCGGGATAACAGGGCATGACCGAAATCAAGGGCGATTCCGAAATTACCGGCTCCCACCTGACCGGTAAGATAGAGCGCCTTACCCACATTGGAAACCAGTACGTACATTCGGGGCTCTTTTAGTTTATACTCATAAGAGAGTTTCAGGTCGGGAGCGTATTCGGTAATTTCCCGAATCGCCGAGACAGTCCAATTCCAAAGTGATGTGTAGTCGCTTTGGAATACATAGTCCCATCCATCCTGCCCCGGCCACATCTCCACATGGCCGCATTCGATTTCCCGGGCCGTGTCCACCGTCCTTTTTACCAGGTCTATAGCCTTGCGGCGGATTTTCCCGTCAGCGTTGGTAAACGCTCCATACCGGAAGATGGGGTCTCCAAACAGATTGACATTGATGGTCGATATTTTCAATCCAAAATCATCGACCATTTTTGACACCTCCCGGTTCTCGTATCCCAGGAAGTCATCAGGAAAATGGATCTGGATCGCCTCTGCCCCTTCAACCCGAGATACCATCTCCAACTGCTCCCGGGTATTCCCCATATTTTTGTATCCTTTAGGAATAAACCGGTCGGCCGAAAAACCCATACACCACAAACCAACTCCAAACTTGAGCGGTCTCATAAAAACCCCCTTCTTTGAATGGAATAAAAATCTCTTCTCCAAAAGAGTTGATTGATAGCATTGTTGAGGGAACAATACCTGTTCATTCAATATCAAGTCGGTAAAAGACTGCAACCCAGGCATCTTTTGTCAATGTTTCTTCAAGGCTTCACAATCGCCTCAAGAACACTGTCTTCCTTAACCGTGTCCATCGCATCTATTCCTAAAAGATTCCTACAACTCCGGCTCGAACAACACCTTGGTGAAAACTTCCTTCTGGTAAAACATCATTTCGAACACCGACTGGCAATCTTCAAGTTTCACCCGGTGGCTGATCAACGGTTTGACCTTTATTTTGCCATTGTCCATGAAAGCAAGGGCGCTTTTCCATTCGTTGATGGGAAGTGGGCTAATCGAAGAATTCCAGGATCCCTTGATAATCAATTCCCCACGCAAAATAGCGTTGACGGCCTGGTTGGGCAGCAAAAGATCGTCATAGGAAATGCCACACAGGATCACCTTGCCCATTTTCCCAACGGACTGGATGGCCTGGACCTGGGTGATTTTGTTGCCGGCCAGTTCAATCGCGATGTCTGCCCCCCTGCCCTGAGTATGGGCTAAAAGGTCCTGAACTGCGTCGCCATTTTTTCCGTTAATGGTGAAGTCGGCTCCCAGCTCCCGGGCCAGCGCCAGTTTTTCTTCGAATATGTCCACGGCAAAAATGGACCCGCAGCCCACCGCTTTCAGCCACTGCAGAGTGATAAGCCCGATGGCCCCCAAACCAAAAACCACCGCGGTTTGTCCGGGTTCCACCGAAGCTTTTCGGACGGCATGCAAGGCAACGCTCACCGGGTCGGTCATCGCGCCCATTTCATAATCGACGTTTTCCGGAAGGATCAAGACATTCTCGGCATCCACCCGGATATATTCGGCCATGGCTCCCGGGATACGTGATCCATAGTAAAGATAATCATCGCACAGGGTATATTCCCCGATCCGGCAGTAATCGCAGTCTTCACAGGGCACCAACGGCATAACCGTCACCCGGTCACCCGGCTTCGCCGATTGAACCCCCTTACCCACTTCGATCACTTCTCCGGCAAATTCGTGTCCAATGACGATGGGCATAACGTGGGCCCCTTTGACCATTGTCCGCTGAATATCCGAACCACATACGCCGCAAGCCTTTACTTTTACGATTACATCTCCGGATTTTTCCAGGCCGGGTATTTCTTTCCCGACACAGCGCAAGGTTCCGGGAGCCTGCAATTCAACCGCCCTCATCAACTTATTCATTCACTACCTCCTGTAAGGTAAAGACCATTCAGCAAAGAATCCGGCAAAAACCCGTTCCCCTGATCCCAGCGGCATTGCCCTCGTCGGTATCCAGGTGACAGGCCAGTTTTCCATTGGGTGAAATCCGCACTATGACTTCTTTAAAAATCACTCCACCGGGTCCGGCTACCTCGACGTCGACTTTCTGGCCGTTTTTCACCTGATAGCGGCCGACATCGGCAATGTTCACGTGTATGTGCCGTGCTGCCCGGATAGCTCCCTCTTTCAGTGTGACTACTCCAACCGGCCCGACCAGGGTAATCGGCTGAGTAT
This is a stretch of genomic DNA from Atribacteraceae bacterium. It encodes these proteins:
- a CDS encoding sugar-binding protein → MKRHSKFFSLFVMALFIVAALGGSALADSNLHFAFVTNVVADFWSIAQVGVSHAERDFGVTAELHMPFDGSAAEQIRILESMVAKQVDGIAVSAVDPTHMVDFLNGVAEQTILITHDSDAPLSNRIAYIGTNNYKAGRRAGQVIQEILPDGGEIMIFVGKLDVQNAIERRQGIIDELRGEPDDKRFTESDPIGEVIAGNITILDTLTDNVDMARAKQNVEDTLIRYPDVDCLVGLWSYNGPMMISAVGDAGLLGQIPMVTFDEEIEVLHALQAGYVNATIVQDPYNFGYMSIKLMAQIARGENPDIPEDGIIDVPARVITPENVDAFWADLREKLGQE
- a CDS encoding sugar phosphate isomerase/epimerase family protein, which produces MRPLKFGVGLWCMGFSADRFIPKGYKNMGNTREQLEMVSRVEGAEAIQIHFPDDFLGYENREVSKMVDDFGLKISTINVNLFGDPIFRYGAFTNADGKIRRKAIDLVKRTVDTAREIECGHVEMWPGQDGWDYVFQSDYTSLWNWTVSAIREITEYAPDLKLSYEYKLKEPRMYVLVSNVGKALYLTGQVGAGNFGIALDFGHALLSREAPAEALCLLNREGKLFNVHINDAYGEFDDDLIAGTINVWRAVEYIWYLKQTDYDGFFTLDQFPFREDSARACTASIRMLKSLEKIADRLNTEEIKRLQSDSNIIDLLDLLRRQVLEGEGS
- a CDS encoding galactitol-1-phosphate 5-dehydrogenase, which produces MNKLMRAVELQAPGTLRCVGKEIPGLEKSGDVIVKVKACGVCGSDIQRTMVKGAHVMPIVIGHEFAGEVIEVGKGVQSAKPGDRVTVMPLVPCEDCDYCRIGEYTLCDDYLYYGSRIPGAMAEYIRVDAENVLILPENVDYEMGAMTDPVSVALHAVRKASVEPGQTAVVFGLGAIGLITLQWLKAVGCGSIFAVDIFEEKLALARELGADFTINGKNGDAVQDLLAHTQGRGADIAIELAGNKITQVQAIQSVGKMGKVILCGISYDDLLLPNQAVNAILRGELIIKGSWNSSISPLPINEWKSALAFMDNGKIKVKPLISHRVKLEDCQSVFEMMFYQKEVFTKVLFEPEL